From Miscanthus floridulus cultivar M001 chromosome 15, ASM1932011v1, whole genome shotgun sequence, the proteins below share one genomic window:
- the LOC136507288 gene encoding putative disease resistance protein At1g58400, producing the protein MQSTFFRLLFGGVEAPRGIRKLKALHTLGVVNVARSKTTLKELEGLTQLRKLGVAGVHSKYSKKFWSVISANKQLRSLSVKGHGLDSCLGDLLPPIHLECLKLEGKLVRVTEWIHKLQNLLKLQLDDTQIASAVPMQAIGKLPNLKVLNLRFASFIARELLFHGPSFPKLMVLELKGVYCDELFFKEHTMPKLELIHADFFGAQMHGLAFLTSLKEIRLGSATNDILKINLQRQLTEDLKHVKLKLL; encoded by the coding sequence ATGCAATCCACATTCTTTAGGCTTCTATTTGGGGGCGTTGAAGCTCCTAGAGGAATCAGGAAACTGAAGGCCCTGCACACACTAGGAGTTGTCAATGTTGCACGGAGCAAGACCACTCTGAAAGAGCTTGAAGGGCTTACTCAGCTACGTAAGCTTGGTGTGGCTGGTGTGCACAGCAAATACAGCAAGAAGTTCTGGTCTGTCATTTCCGCTAACAAGCAACTCCGATCACTGTCAGTGAAGGGTCATGGGTTAGATAGTTGTTTGGGTGATTTGTTGCCACCAATACACCTTGAGTGCCTCAAGCTGGAAGGCAAGCTAGTCAGAGTAACTGAGTGGATCCATAAGCTTCAGAATCTATTGAAGTTGCAGCTGGATGATACCCAAATTGCCTCAGCTGTTCCCATGCAAGCTATTGGAAAACTACCAAATCTTAAAGTGTTAAATCTACGTTTTGCTTCTTTTATAGCGAGGGAGCTCCTTTTCCATGGCCCGTCTTTCCCGAAGCTCATGGTGCTGGAGCTCAAAGGAGTATATTGCGATGAGCTATTTTTTAAAGAACACACAATGCCGAAGCTCGAGCTGATACACGCTGACTTTTTTGGGGCGCAAATGCATGGGCTAGCATTTCTCACGAGCCTCAAGGAAATTCGGCTGGGTAGTGCGACCAATGACATATTGAAGATAAATCTGCAGAGGCAGCTCACAGAAGATCTAAAACATGTCAAGCTGAAGCTGTTGTAA